The DNA region CTCGTGGATCATttagttgaaacttgaaaataAGGCTTACATGAAGCAACAATGAGTAGTTGAATGTCATAATTTGAGGATGTAATTAGTTTGTCTTGTACTTTAGTTACTTCCTGAAGCATTGCTAATTTCTCAATCCAATTTAATTAGAACCATCATTTATTTATCATTCTTGGGATAGGAGCTCTTATGCTAGGAATAGATATCATGCTTGGAAGTGgttgataataaatattaaGTTCGTCATTTCAATCACATTGCAGGTATATGGGTACTATTACTGGTGTCAATGACCTGGATCCTGTGAGATGGAAGAACTCTCAATGGCGTAATTTGCAGGTACCAGTCAATCATCCTTTAGCTTTTAAACAGTGCAATTTTGTTTCCATGTATAAGTGGTTGGACCTAGGAGACTTGTATTCTCAGAATATAAATGTCTTCTGTATATTCTTAATCTACACAAATAGAGGTTGTTAAATGTTACATGACTTGGGCCAGGTTGGTTGGGATGAGTCAACTGCTGGGGAAAAGCGTAGCAGGGTCTCAATATGGGAAATTGAACCTGTGACTGCTCCTTTTTTCATCTGTCCTCCCCCGTTCTTTAGATCCAAGAGGCCAAGACAACCAGGACTGCATGGTAAAAAATTTTGACACAGTACTCTTGATgcaaaaaagaaatatatattttctttgaaatattctcttatagttttttttgttcttgAGCTCCTTGTTTCCTGGCAAATCTTTCCTTATATCAAATTTCTTTATGGATGAAAATTTTAATGTGGTGATTGTTAatttgaacatttttttttgaaaactgaaactcatattattaataataatccACTTAACCGGCCAAATCCAACTGCACAACTGACCAAAACCAGCATCTGAAAGTTTATAACGACCCACACCGTTTGACCATAGAAAATCCTTGAGGCTTGGTAATTTGAAGTTTACTTTTGGCTTATTTTGTATTTACTTTTGCAGATGATGAGTCATCTGATTTTGATAACCTTTTCAAGCGGACAATGCCTTGGCTTGGTGATGATATGTCCATGAAGGATCCCCAAGGTCTCCCTGGCCTGAGCTTAGTTCAATGGATGAACTTGCAGCAGAATCCTGCATCAGCTAACTCATTGCAGCCAAATTATGTTCCTTCCTTCTCAGGATCTGTTTTGCAAAATCTTCCTGGGGCAGATTTTCATCGTCAGCTGGGATTTTCTAGTCCACAACTTTCTCAGCCACATAATGTACCCTTCAACGCTCAGAGGCTCCTTCAGACTGCACAACAGCTTGATCACCTTCAGAAGCTACCGTCCACTTCTAGCACATCGGGGACCATCCTGCAGCAACAGTCTGGTGATATCACTCAGCAAACAAGGCCGAACATGGCAAatcaaactcttcctcacagTCAAGCTCAGGCCCAACTCCTGTATCCCCAGAATCTTGTTCAAACCAACAATATTCTTCAACAGCAGCAACCATCCATTCAAAACCATCAACTCCATAGAAACCTCTCTCAGAACCCACCACAGCAGctacagcagcagcagcaacagcagcagcagcatcagcaacagcaacagcaacagcaacatcaGCAACACCAGCAGcatcagcagcagcagcagcagataGTTACAGGTCTAAACCAACAACAAAGTTTGACCCAATCCCCTATACCTGAACACCATCAACAGTTTCAGGTGTCTGATAATCAAATTCAGTTTCAATTGTTACAGAAgcttcaacaacaacaaaaacaaatgcTCTTGGCACAGCAATCTGCGCTGCAGCAACCTACTCAATTTACTCAGTTCCAGGATCAGCAGAGGCATCTTTTAGATAAAACACAAAACTTATCTAAAACACCAATACCTGGTCAAGTGCTGGAAAATCCTTCTATACTTCAAAATTCACTCTCTGAGGCCAATTCTATCACACTTCAGATGGCAAAGGCTAATGGCCGCAATGATATTCAATATTCTCATCTCTCTCAGCAGCCCAAGCTTCAACATCAGCATTCTGGCTTGCTGTCTGAAATGTCTGGCCACATGGCACTTCCCCCTACCCCTACAACCAATCAGCATTCTGCTGCTGGCAGTAGTAGACTTACTGGAGCAGCTGGTGCTGCGCAATCTGTAATTACTGATGATGTTCCATCTTGTTCCACCTCACCTTCTACAAATAACTGTACCAATGCTCTTCCGCAATTGATAAATTCTCACTTACATAGAAGCACAATGTTAGGAGATGACATGGCTCAGTCTGCTGCCACAATCTTGAGTTCAAGTGCCTTAGAAACTGTGTCATCAAACGCAAATTTGTTGAAAGATTTGCACCCCCACTCTGAAGTTAAGGCTTCTCTCAACATTTCAAAAAATCAGAATCAAGGAAATTTTGTTTCTCAGACATACTTGAATAGTGGAGCTGCCCCGACAGATTGTTTGGATACATCATCTTCTACATCAGTTTGTCTGTCTCAGAATGATGTTCACATGCATCAGATTAACAACCCATTATCTTACAATCCACAGTCTATGTTCTTTAGAGACAATAGTCGAGATGGGGAAGTTCAGGCAGATGGTAGGAGCAATATTCCATATGTCAATAACATTGATAGCCAAATGAGAATGCCACCGAATACAGATTCTGATTTAACCAAAGGCACATTGGGGCTGGCGAAGGATTTGTCTAGTAATTTCTCTTCAGGAGGCATGCTTGGTAACTATGAAAATAATAAAGATGCTCAGCAGGAACTTTCATCTTCAATGGTTTCACAAACATTTGGAGTCCCTGATATGACCTTTAATTCAATTGATTCCACAATCGATGACAGTAGCTTCTTGAATGGTGATCCATGGGGTCCACAACcagcaccgccaccaccaccagcacAGTTTCAGCGGATGAGGACATATACCAAGGTTTATAGTTGATATTATTGGTATTTTAGTTAATAATAAATCTGTTTTGATGCTAGACGTGTACTTTCTTATGTGTGTGCACATGTATACAAAATATATTATTCTAAATTAGTTTTTCATTTGTGTTTTAAGGTATATAAACGGGGAGCTGTGGGAAGGTCCATCGATATAGCACGGTATTCAGGATATGAGGAGCTTAAACAGGATCTAGCTCGTAGGTTTGGCATTGAGGGACAATTGGAGGATCGACAAAGGATAGGTTGGAAACTTGTCTATGTAGATCATGAGGGTGATGTTCTACTAGTGGGAGATGACCCTTGGGAGTAAGTCTTActatttccttttttatttggCTCTGTTGTTTTGCATGTGCTCACTCCTTGCTGGAAAGACATGGTGTTTCCAAGTTCATATGTACCGTGTTTCATTGACCTTGGTAGCCCACCATCCAGGAAGTTTTCTTCCACAGTTGATGCATTCCCCCTTTCCTTTCGACAAGGATCACCAAATAATGTGCCATTTGGTAGCCTTGAAACATCTCATCCCATCTATCTTCTTGTGCAATGAGTTTCACCACAAGCATGTGTTAAGTCATAGGGATATGAATGGCTAACAATCTAACTTCCCTACATCTATAGTTCTTGTATCATGAATAGGATGAAAGGCAGGTTTTTCAGAACATTGTCGTATTGGAAATATTAATACTCAAAATAATTGGACTAATGTGCATCTTGTTTTGGAGTATTTCCTGAAGGCTAACATTAAACTAATTTCAGTGATTCCTTTAAATTGGGCTGATATGCATCTTGTATATAATGGCTTTGGAAATGAATAAATTTAGACAAATCCTCAAAACCCTGAATTTTTTTCGATCAGTTTTTCTGAGATATTAATTGTTTGTTCTGGGTATTTCAGGGAGTTTGTTAACTGTGTCCGCTGTATTAAAATACTTTCTCCCCAAGAAGTGCAACAAATGAGTTTGGATGGAGATTTTGGCAGTGGTGGCCTTCCAAATCAAGCCTGTAGCAGCTCTGATGGTGGGAATACTTAAATGGAATCCAGTAATATGCTAACTACTCATCCATATTGATAACTTAGATTGTTT from Lotus japonicus ecotype B-129 chromosome 2, LjGifu_v1.2 includes:
- the LOC130739123 gene encoding auxin response factor 19-like; this translates as MKPQPHGDGGSTAHNPCEGSGAEKKSLINPELWQACAGPLVNLPPAGTHVIYFPQGHSEQVAASLKKDVDAQIPNYPNLPSKLLCLLHNVTLHADPETDEVYAQMTLQPVPSFDKDALLRSDLALKSSKPQPEFFCKQLTASDTSTHGGFSVPRRAAEKIFPPLDFSMQPPAQELTARDLHDTPWTFRHIYRGQPKRHLLTTGWSLFVSGKRLFAGDSVLFIRDEKQQLLLGIRRANRQPTNISSSVLSSDSMHIGILAAAAHAAANNSPFTIFYNPRASPSEFVIPLAKYYKAVYSHQISPGMRFRMMFETEDSGTRRYMGTITGVNDLDPVRWKNSQWRNLQVGWDESTAGEKRSRVSIWEIEPVTAPFFICPPPFFRSKRPRQPGLHDDESSDFDNLFKRTMPWLGDDMSMKDPQGLPGLSLVQWMNLQQNPASANSLQPNYVPSFSGSVLQNLPGADFHRQLGFSSPQLSQPHNVPFNAQRLLQTAQQLDHLQKLPSTSSTSGTILQQQSGDITQQTRPNMANQTLPHSQAQAQLLYPQNLVQTNNILQQQQPSIQNHQLHRNLSQNPPQQLQQQQQQQQQHQQQQQQQQHQQHQQHQQQQQQIVTGLNQQQSLTQSPIPEHHQQFQVSDNQIQFQLLQKLQQQQKQMLLAQQSALQQPTQFTQFQDQQRHLLDKTQNLSKTPIPGQVLENPSILQNSLSEANSITLQMAKANGRNDIQYSHLSQQPKLQHQHSGLLSEMSGHMALPPTPTTNQHSAAGSSRLTGAAGAAQSVITDDVPSCSTSPSTNNCTNALPQLINSHLHRSTMLGDDMAQSAATILSSSALETVSSNANLLKDLHPHSEVKASLNISKNQNQGNFVSQTYLNSGAAPTDCLDTSSSTSVCLSQNDVHMHQINNPLSYNPQSMFFRDNSRDGEVQADGRSNIPYVNNIDSQMRMPPNTDSDLTKGTLGLAKDLSSNFSSGGMLGNYENNKDAQQELSSSMVSQTFGVPDMTFNSIDSTIDDSSFLNGDPWGPQPAPPPPPAQFQRMRTYTKVYKRGAVGRSIDIARYSGYEELKQDLARRFGIEGQLEDRQRIGWKLVYVDHEGDVLLVGDDPWEEFVNCVRCIKILSPQEVQQMSLDGDFGSGGLPNQACSSSDGGNT